The following are encoded together in the Humulus lupulus chromosome 5, drHumLupu1.1, whole genome shotgun sequence genome:
- the LOC133779706 gene encoding uncharacterized protein LOC133779706 gives MSKKRRLEDFETVKLTEECSAIQQKKLPQKVKDPGSFTIPCTIGGSSFDKALCDLGASINLMPLSVFKKLGVGEVKPTTITLQLADRSLTYPKGVIEYVLVKVDKFIFPADFVVLDMEEDHEIPIILGRPFLATGRALIDVQGGHLTLRVNNEEVKFNIYQALQQHDNTSTCHRVDSIEVVVEEMMRKELCADPLQHCLNSSITQVDLKKVNGEFVGDEVAECVMALSAIPRASGIKVEETLCQAKEGEVEKEGVEKQDLKQLPDHLRYEYLGENFTCPLIISSKLSECETEKLLRVLRKYKPAIGWEISDLKGISPTVCMHKILFEENYKPSIEHQRRLNPTMKEVVRA, from the coding sequence atgtcaaagaaaagaagattagaagACTTTGAAACTGTGAAGTTAACAGAAGAATGCAGCGCCATCCAACAGAAAAAGTTGCCTCAAAAGGTGAAAGATCCTGGTAGCTTTACTATACCATGCACTATTGGAGGGTCGTCCTTTGATAAGGCTTTGTGTGATCTTGGAGCGAGTATAAATTTGATGCCACTTTCAGTTTTTAAGAAGTTGGGGGTAGGAGAGGTGAAGCCCACAACCATTACTCTTCAATTGGCAGATCGGTCACTTACTTATCCTAAGGGAGTGATTGAATACGTATTGGTTAAGGTGGATAAATTTATTTTTCCTGCTGATTTCGTGGTTTTGGATATGGAGGAGGACCATGAAATCCCCATTATTCTTGGTCGTCCATTCTTGGCTACTGGAAGAGCTCTTATTGATGTACAAGGTGGTCATTTGACATTGAGGGTTAACAATGAAGAGGTTAAATTCAACATTTATCAAGCACTCCAACAACATGACAACACAAGCACATGTCACCGTGTGGATTCTATTGAGGTAGTAGTAGAAGAGATGATGAGAAAAGAATTATGTGCTGATCCTTTACAACATTGCCTTAATTCTAGTATTACTCAGGTTGATTTGAAGAAGGTGAATGGTGAGTTTGTGGGTGACGAAGTGGCTGAATGTGTGATGGCTCTCAGTGCTATTCCTCGTGCTAGTGGTATTAAAGTGGAAGAAACTCTTTGTCAAGCAAAGGAAGGAGAAGTCGAGAAGGAAGGGGTGGAAAAGCAAGATTTGAAACAACTCCCAGATCATTTGCGTTATGAGTATCTAGGAGAGAATTTCACTTGCCCCTTGATCATTTCATCAAAACTCTCAGAATGTGAAACTGAAAAATTGCTAAGAGTTTTGAGGAAATATAAACCTGCCATAGGATGGGAAATTTCAGATCTGAAGGGAATAAGCCCAACTGTTTGTATGCACAAGATTCTATTTGAAGAAAATTACAAGCCTTCTATTGAGCATCAAAGGCGATTGAACCCAACCATGAAAGAAGTAGTGAGGGCATAA